Genomic window (Arachis hypogaea cultivar Tifrunner chromosome 13, arahy.Tifrunner.gnm2.J5K5, whole genome shotgun sequence):
TGAGTAAACGTCCCGAAGGTCCACCTCATTTGAGAATCACTGGTGTTCATCAAAAGAAAGAGATTCTAGACCAAATAGCTTATAGACTGGTTGAAGAAGCAGAGAAGTTGGATATTCCATTCCAGTTTAACCCTGTAGTCAGCAAATTAGAGAGcttagattttgaaaaatttcgcGTGAAAAGTGGGGAGGCACTCGCTATAACTTCCATGCTCCAATTGCATTCACTTTTGGCATGGGACAACGAAGCTGCACAGAGAAGAAATCCTCAATTAGCTAGAACCTCAAATGCAATTCACCGGAAAAGAAAACAGCCTATGTTCCAAAGCTCATCCAGTGATTTGCCTGAGAATACGCCTAGTCCTGACTCATCCTCATCGTCTCCAGCATCGTTAACTACTTCAAATTCAAAGCATACGGAGAGCTTTCTTAATGCATTATGCGGATTATCACCAAAGGTTATGGTTGTAACCGAACAGGACTCCAATCACAATGGTTTGACTCTTATGGACAGGCTACTAGAAGCTCTATACTCTTATGCTGCACTATTTGATTGCTTGGAGTGCACTCTGCCAAGGACATCATTGGAGAGATTAAGGCTTGAGAAGATGCTTTTCGGTGAGGAAATCAAGAACATTGTCGCGTGCGAGGGATTGGAACGAAGGGAAAGGCACGAGAGGCTGGATAAGTGGATCCACAGATTTTATTTGGCTGGATTTGTTAACATGCCCTTAAGCTATTTTGGTACGCTGCAAGCAAAGAGGTTCTTGCAGAGCTATAGTTGTGACGGTTATAGAATGAGAGAGGAAAATGGTTGTGTATTAATTGGTTGGCAAGATAGGCCCTTGTTTTCAGTATCAGCTTGGAGATCTAGGAAGTAATACACAATCCAGGAAAAGGGAAAAAATAAGGAAGAAGTATCGATAGTATAGTCTTTGTCAGTtgtcttcatgtgaagttgattaGTCAAATCTGTTCAATCatttaatggttttcgaatatcaacttcacataaaaacaACTAACTGCATGAGAGTTatatctttagttttttttttttttttacttttcttttgccTTTTTAGTTTATATTAAAGTGTTTTGCCAATCTGATAATGAGTGATGACTATTAAAAGGATGAAATAAAGTTCTGTTCTGTAGTTTATGTAAGTTGAGCATGGACTTGTTTTAATTATTTCCTTGTTTAATGCAAGTTGGTTTTTCAAATTCTCAAATATTTTACCTGTTAGTTCTCTTTTCAGCAAATATAGCAAGTTGACTTCTTAGTGGACTTGGATCAAATCATGAATAATTATTGCCTCAAATTGGATGCATTGTACTTTGTTTTGTGCTCCACACATATTTGGTGGTTCATTACTTCCATTATATGCACttttttttagctttttgctGTTTTGATCATATTGAGTTATTGACTATCTCAAAAATTGTTATATGTCATGTTTCCATTATAATATCAATATGACTTCAATGCTCACCATTGGTGTGTATTGAGGAAACCAAGTCACACCATAATTTCTATCATCATTTGGAGTTagaaagaaatttattttggctGGAAcaattaaagttttttttttctccattGTACTGCAAGCATCTCTCAATTGGAAACAATCTTGATGGAGTATTTGGGATTTTATTAGTATGATtctttaaagttttaataacatttttttccTTAATTGGAGATTGAACCAAGAACGCTAGTTTAAAGGAAGGAGCATTTGCTAAGGTTTTCCATTGAAATGTTACTTGCCGATTTCATTCGtaataaaattatatacatacatatatattttaatgaaaaattgaTAACGAATTGTGTACTTGCATGTTTCTATGTTTTCGGATTTACAAcaataattattacaaaaaataatataaagaacaagaagagaaaaattatatatttaaattatattataattatcagtaaattaaaaaatatatatttaaattttataaaggaaacaaatattttaaaactttCAAGAATACAAACGTAACAATTATTATACCTAGTTGAATTGTATTATAGATCGGATCAATGCTTTGAACTTTGAATTAAACGAAATACATCCAACCAGTTATGCTCTTAGCCGGCTAAaaccaaactaaaaaaaaatattacgagAAAAGTATTATTagaatttttacataaaaactactTAATATATTACGTATTCacatcttaattattatttttgcttaaaaatgtctttatataaataattactttatacAAAATAGTTGAACCTATCAGTTCTGAAGATTACCTAAAATTGAATTGCTTTGGGGTCTGAACATGAGATCTAAACTTCTTTTGAAGTAGCATTCGACGTTTATTGGTATCAAGGTGTCGCGGTCAGAATTTTTCGTGAAAAGGTgtagggtggtacctgcaaggactCCAATACTAAAATTAGCAAAGATTTTAAGCAGATTTTTATTAGATTAGGTTTAAAGTATCTGAGAGTGTCAAGATATTTATAAAGATGTAAAATCGATAATCACCTTTTAGAGTAATTTTATCTTTGATGGTACATAACTGTTTTCTTTTGTTAAGGAAGTTATTTAGGTTTCCTTTCTAGATAAGTAGAAAAGATAGGAGGAGTTAGTCACTGATTGAGGCAAATATGGCTTGTATAACATCATCGTGCAGGTCAAGTAGGTATCGATCTAGCCGATATCTGTTTGATTGaactttatttattttgagcTTAGTTTAAGTAGTGGGTCAAGATATAAACACTATACTTTCGTATACTTTAAGACTAAGTACTAGTTTAGATTCGTTTTTCTTAGTGaaaaaaaagtactttttttaataaaatacttttattcaatttaaaacttATTTGAATATATACTATACGtcctttttaaaaattacttttattaaaaaaaattctttactttttttaaaagttaacaataccttacttttaaaaaaagtaaaagtaaaagacgtttttaatatttgaaaactctttttaaaaaagtctatccaaatataaaataatttttgtctgtaaaaaacatattttaaaaaaaataaatacttttttaaaagCCAATCTAAAATGATCATAAACCATGTGATTCTGTTGTCAACATTTTCTTTAGTAGAAAATCTTCGTTTGAACATAGCATAAggatggaaaatagaaattatttttaatatgaaagtgGAAACggtgttttggttgaatattaACATTTAGAGTATATTATAATATTGTGAAAATATTCAACACGTCTTCTCACGTGTTGGCTAAGATGTTGACACGTGTTGATGTCTTACCTACAAAATTCACCCACTTTAATTATACATAATAATCCAATTTCTAATAAAAACACCAatgtttttttcatataaaaaaaattagtcgaTGAAAAAAGACACCTAATTAATGATATTAATGTATCATGCATGAACTTGCATGTATCAATTTATACCAAGATAAATATCATGTTTTAATGGATGCTTTTATTCAAACATTGTTCTTGTTCTTCGCCAACATAGAAGAACACTTTTTGCTAATTAAGTAATAAGAAGATCATTATTACTGCCAATTTACAACCAGAAGATACTTTATTGTTTATTATCCACATGGCAGTTCAAGCTAAGTGATAGGCTCTTCATATCTTCATGACCTTTTAGTAGTTGGGTGGTATCTTAATGGCTGAAACAATAATGATATCGAAAGTATTAgaacatatataaaaattaaactcataatcTAATAAATCTTTGTCATAGTAGTATTAGATAAAAGATCAGAGAAAATttctctattttaaaataaaattagttattcCTATATGTCTTGCAccaaaaaattgaataattatccTTTGGTATAAATAAAgataagcataaaaataaaataaaaaataaagacacaaataaaatatatatatatatatatatatatatatatttctatgtTAAGATATAGTAGTTACCAAATATGTCCTAATTAGTTTTTCATGTTACTATTATATGTATTAATTAAGAAGAATTTCAAGTATTTtagaaaaagtttaatttttatgcaCTAAAATTTCATCTAACCACATCCGTGTTTTTGTATAATCATTTAAATGGTCAATGTAAAAGGTAATTACTTTTTTTGATGTGGTGGTGTTCCAATAATTTTAACTGTTGaagtaaattatatatattttataattaacagctaaaaatactaaaataccaATATTATTGGAATATCCAAAAATTTTCCTatatttacctccacattgcatTCCAGGTGTTAATTTCATGCCACAATAGTGTGCAATAAAGAGAGCCTTAGGAACACTAATAAGGTTGACAACATCTTTGGTAACAAAATTACATGCACATGGAACATCAAGCTTTAACAACTCAGAACAACACTCTGCTGATGGTGGAACTTTTGGCCCTGATTTCTGCACATATTGTCCACATTCTGATATAAGTGCTGGAACACTCCCTCCACATTGACCTGAAACCTTTTCTGTGTTATATATTATGGAACATGCAACCACTATGGTTGCTAAGCTCAACAACGTGCTAATATTTCTCatgtttttatatataaatgtgtgtgtgtgtgtgtgttttgatATGTTGTATgtatttgaaacaaaaaaattgtaGCTTTAATTTGCTATAAAATGCAAGGTTTGGTGTGGTTTATATAGGGAATGGGAAGGGGGAAGGAAGAGATTTCTTTGCATAAATTGTATCTGTTGTTGCAATGTTTTGTTTTTGTCCACTTGTGCATAATTATTAACCATGGACAATTACAATTTACAATATCTTTACTTATTCAGATATACTATGTAACACAATTTAGAACTTATCTGTTGTATTGTAAAGACATATTTTAAGAGAATAACAACAgaaatttttttaacttaaaaattaaatttagatattaattaataaataaaattatatttaaaaaattttatcttaaatACCTTTAaaagtatatttattttttgaaaatataagtacgagtacataaatttttttatttattaaacgcAAAATAAAGAATTGATGCTTTTCAAAAATACAACACaaacatctttttaaaaatttttaccaaATCAAATTTATATGTAACGGTCGTTTCTATGTACGGCAGGACAACAAGAACATTCAAAGTTACAAAGATTGGACAGAAGTAGAATCAAGTCTCATCTAAAAAAATTATGATGACGTGTTCAGTTGGCATTTTTTATTATGATGTAAAGTAGTATTTGCAAGTGCATTAACATTGCTTTGCACTTTGAATTAAACGGCGTATAGTTTACCCGCTAATTATGCTTTTAGGCGGCTAAAACCAAACATAACAAACACCCATCCAtcctttttttgttaaaaaaaaaacaaacataactagaaaaatataatatgaaAATTTTTGTGGTAATAATTGGATGATAAAGAATGGTAGTGACAACAAAATTTACTAACCCAGTAACCCTCTtgtattttcctttatttttagattaaaaaaacgtattcattttaatttttcagtcgtttaaaacaataaaaaagacaAGGAgatgtaaatatatttttatccatACTCAAAAACATATACTCAGATAATCTTTGTAGTCCATTTTAAAGTttcaacaataaataaaaaaaatgatattctACATCGTTTATggttagaataaattttaaacagtaaaagaaaatagaagtcaaaattgtatatttaatttaCTACAAAGTCAAgtcatattatttattaaatctattactaattttacaattaaaatatatgatatattattttttcattacaattaaaatcattttttttttcaaaattaaaaagttcttttcttcttcctctctctttctctatctctcttattTTTTCACTCACTCGATctttcttatatattattattaaagactaattataaatttaaccatcaaaatatataacatatgtaaaccccggttaaattagtagataattagtttttaataaagaggattagaaatgtgaatattatattaaattaggatagagctcatcgaaacgagaattttgacacaaatttaaaaaaaaacagtcCAAAATTAGACTAAAcaggccgaaccggttgaaccaggCCCAAACCGGGctgtcggtccaaccggacccacaCTTTAAATGAGCTCGAAAGCcccttcttcttcatttcacCAGCTGCAGCGTGAAAAGCCACAGGGAGAAGAAAATACTCCCGAACCCTTACGGTAACCTTTTAAcccccgtaacttctccgtccgagctccgattgccgcaccgtttgcggccacgtgtgcaccgtttgcggccacgtgtcCATCGTGTCGAGCTATACATTTCTACTGGAATAATTTTActggtaacttgtttaatcactctcagccCTCTTTTctcccaat
Coding sequences:
- the LOC112737169 gene encoding scarecrow-like protein 3; the encoded protein is MQEEGSSSVTSSPLQSVSTMSLSPSLGSPHPMPKELRSEERGLCLIHLLLTCGNHVAAGNIETANVLLGQSSMLASPEGDTMQRIAAYFTEALADRILKAWPGLHRALNSTRMVMVSEEVLTRKLFYEIFPFMKIAFVLTNQAIIEAMKGEKMIHIIDLNAIESAQWLALLQILSKRPEGPPHLRITGVHQKKEILDQIAYRLVEEAEKLDIPFQFNPVVSKLESLDFEKFRVKSGEALAITSMLQLHSLLAWDNEAAQRRNPQLARTSNAIHRKRKQPMFQSSSSDLPENTPSPDSSSSSPASLTTSNSKHTESFLNALCGLSPKVMVVTEQDSNHNGLTLMDRLLEALYSYAALFDCLECTLPRTSLERLRLEKMLFGEEIKNIVACEGLERRERHERLDKWIHRFYLAGFVNMPLSYFGTLQAKRFLQSYSCDGYRMREENGCVLIGWQDRPLFSVSAWRSRK
- the LOC112735754 gene encoding uncharacterized protein codes for the protein MRNISTLLSLATIVVACSIIYNTEKVSGQCGGSVPALISECGQYVQKSGPKVPPSAECCSELLKLDVPCACNFVTKDVVNLISVPKALFIAHYCGMKLTPGMQCGAIKIPPNY